Proteins encoded in a region of the Streptococcus sanguinis genome:
- a CDS encoding phage tail tip lysozyme gives MSRKSRREVREAKAEYREINSQIKTTKASYQAGNKRERELLNPQTAAEKHYVTRKAEARNAVAKGELKVLKEKKQVAKDKKKRAIERNGGSNFQKTGHMLHQQASYLVDEAFSGDDVLEDVASARRTIRRTHAEIRRAKKVGRYTAKIAKGTTRAIYGASNRTYNLVRGRGFTRTPVSKRWETKFRNRYQRLRSRLRVKRAKKTASVAGKVTAKVGKLLLTAIKNPLSAKAYLIVFVAVLVIVLLGALFGGGSSTVSQNEFDLTDAWTHLSKLDREKSTDEVDYWSDIDSVMMFMGYKYSDYKLDKPYNKKKGILEFDKPYRDLLTDIWNEMNGDKDNLQTMEEVIKSSKHDYIKLSKKDQEEFGEVVEQAKQVGFYINYNDLEHPFSKETSDETVEGVTITKRFGYESKDKLYEGSVLQASKGSPIYATMPGTVEIKDGDFIIKDKKREFTYKKVDEARFKSGDKVLPGDEIGAVGSEDGQEVFYKKLKDRKKKEWVYVNPGFYLPNASYTQTTSVLKDIDFDGDTSKRIDQTYQYLKKYEPKTTKKGASAFMGNFMVESGIKAKRAEGDYLNPPIGASSNSWDDPAWLSINGPAIYNGRYPNILRRGLGLGQWTDTGDGSLRHTMLLEYAKKKNKKWYDLELQIDFIFNGDSPYYIEIAKRIATSNDNVESLATQFLINWEGNPGDKLLQRQDSAKQILSYLENGGGSGGASFIKPNGKYAPIFNTDYWVMQPYGFTPWSSGAGGGLYGPSGGKHTGVDLAPLSVQYGTSVLPADVPVYSITDGTVYNTGYSAIGGYQITIIPEGTNQYLYYGHLKEQPKLASGTKVKAGQQIALLGNSGATTIYHVHLEISPTPAIGTAASPDPSFLITGGPALVQSQQIKIK, from the coding sequence TTGTCAAGAAAATCAAGACGAGAAGTGAGAGAAGCCAAAGCGGAGTACAGAGAAATCAATTCTCAGATTAAGACAACGAAAGCCTCTTATCAGGCAGGCAATAAAAGAGAAAGAGAGCTTCTCAATCCGCAAACCGCTGCAGAAAAGCATTACGTCACTAGAAAGGCGGAAGCTAGAAATGCGGTGGCAAAAGGCGAACTCAAAGTCTTAAAAGAAAAGAAACAAGTTGCTAAAGATAAGAAGAAGCGAGCAATAGAAAGAAATGGCGGCAGCAATTTTCAAAAAACTGGTCATATGTTGCATCAGCAGGCTTCTTATTTGGTGGATGAAGCGTTCTCGGGCGATGATGTCCTGGAAGATGTCGCTTCAGCAAGGAGGACAATTCGTCGTACACATGCAGAAATAAGACGAGCTAAGAAAGTTGGTCGCTATACTGCAAAGATTGCGAAAGGAACAACTAGAGCTATTTATGGAGCCAGCAATCGCACTTATAACTTAGTTCGTGGTCGTGGCTTTACTCGTACCCCAGTTTCTAAACGGTGGGAAACCAAATTTAGAAATAGATACCAGCGTCTACGTTCACGATTGAGAGTAAAGAGGGCGAAGAAAACTGCTAGTGTTGCAGGTAAGGTCACGGCTAAAGTTGGAAAGCTGCTTTTAACAGCTATCAAAAATCCTTTATCCGCTAAAGCCTATCTGATTGTATTTGTAGCCGTGCTGGTTATTGTGCTTCTAGGTGCATTATTTGGAGGCGGAAGCTCTACGGTGTCACAGAATGAGTTTGACCTGACGGATGCCTGGACGCACCTCAGTAAACTCGATAGGGAAAAGTCAACTGATGAAGTTGATTACTGGAGCGATATAGACTCGGTCATGATGTTTATGGGCTATAAATACAGTGATTATAAACTGGATAAGCCCTATAACAAAAAGAAAGGGATACTAGAGTTCGATAAACCTTATCGAGACTTGTTGACGGATATTTGGAATGAAATGAATGGAGATAAAGATAATCTCCAAACAATGGAAGAGGTAATCAAATCCAGCAAGCATGACTATATCAAACTTTCTAAAAAGGATCAGGAAGAATTTGGGGAAGTAGTTGAGCAAGCTAAACAAGTTGGCTTTTACATTAACTATAATGACTTAGAGCATCCGTTCTCGAAGGAAACATCTGACGAAACTGTCGAAGGAGTCACTATCACAAAGCGCTTTGGTTACGAAAGTAAGGATAAACTTTATGAGGGTTCTGTCTTACAGGCTTCTAAAGGTTCTCCAATATACGCAACCATGCCAGGTACAGTTGAAATCAAAGACGGAGACTTTATCATCAAGGATAAAAAGCGGGAATTCACCTACAAAAAAGTAGATGAAGCCCGCTTTAAATCCGGTGATAAAGTTCTGCCAGGGGATGAAATCGGAGCGGTTGGTTCGGAAGATGGCCAAGAGGTTTTTTATAAAAAACTCAAGGATCGGAAGAAAAAAGAATGGGTCTATGTCAATCCAGGCTTTTATCTTCCAAATGCTAGCTATACACAGACAACGTCGGTATTAAAAGATATAGATTTTGACGGGGACACCTCAAAAAGGATTGATCAAACCTATCAATATCTGAAAAAATACGAACCAAAAACAACCAAAAAAGGAGCGTCAGCCTTTATGGGAAATTTTATGGTGGAAAGTGGCATTAAGGCCAAAAGAGCTGAAGGTGACTATCTCAATCCTCCTATCGGTGCTTCCTCCAATTCCTGGGATGACCCTGCTTGGCTTTCTATCAATGGCCCTGCTATTTATAATGGACGTTATCCGAATATTCTTCGTAGAGGTCTAGGGTTAGGACAGTGGACAGATACTGGTGATGGTTCTTTACGTCATACCATGTTACTTGAATATGCCAAGAAAAAAAATAAAAAGTGGTATGACCTAGAATTACAGATTGATTTTATCTTCAACGGGGATTCACCATATTACATTGAAATTGCTAAGCGGATTGCGACTAGCAATGACAATGTAGAGTCTCTTGCGACTCAATTTTTAATCAACTGGGAGGGGAATCCTGGTGATAAGTTGCTGCAGAGACAGGACAGCGCCAAGCAAATTCTTTCTTATTTGGAAAATGGCGGTGGTAGCGGAGGAGCTTCCTTTATCAAGCCAAATGGCAAATATGCTCCAATTTTTAATACTGATTATTGGGTGATGCAACCGTATGGGTTCACACCTTGGTCTTCCGGGGCAGGAGGCGGTCTGTACGGCCCGTCTGGTGGGAAACATACGGGTGTAGATTTAGCACCGCTGAGCGTCCAATATGGGACGTCTGTATTGCCGGCAGATGTGCCGGTCTACTCTATCACAGATGGAACTGTTTATAACACAGGATATTCTGCTATTGGTGGTTATCAGATTACGATTATTCCAGAGGGAACCAATCAGTATCTGTATTACGGTCACTTAAAAGAGCAGCCGAAGCTAGCTTCTGGAACAAAAGTCAAGGCTGGTCAACAAATTGCTCTATTGGGAAATTCAGGTGCTACAACGATCTATCACGTTCATCTAGAAATTAGCCCGACTCCAGCGATTGGTACAGCGGCTAGTCCGGATCCATCTTTCCTCATTACAGGTGGGCCCGCACTAGTACAAAGCCAACAAATCAAAATTAAATAA
- a CDS encoding LPXTG cell wall anchor domain-containing protein produces MKKWTKLITLSSVAVLTSASSLTAFANDSSGTVPASTDVPAVVTVPSTGETTPTTPPVSDTTAPSVPSQPTQPTTSNPTDSTTTQPASTDTAAGSGVTVPTVDGGSAVLNPNISVPTNNPNVSAQTAVDAGASQVGTTSQVTGQVVANVNSASPIQTNTGYQVISTKDSQVVVAYADGTTDTVSAEVVGATVNADKTISLTNQSGEKATLPSTSLQLPHTGEKEEAMMSWAGAGLLAVVGAYFLKKKSAEIK; encoded by the coding sequence ATGAAAAAATGGACTAAACTTATCACACTATCATCTGTTGCAGTATTGACTTCAGCAAGCTCTCTGACCGCTTTTGCGAATGACAGCTCTGGAACTGTTCCAGCTTCTACTGACGTGCCAGCGGTTGTAACAGTTCCTTCAACCGGAGAGACTACACCAACAACTCCGCCAGTTTCTGACACAACAGCGCCATCTGTTCCAAGTCAACCCACTCAACCAACAACCAGCAATCCAACTGATAGCACGACAACTCAACCTGCTTCAACAGACACTGCCGCTGGTTCTGGTGTCACTGTTCCAACAGTTGACGGGGGATCTGCGGTCTTGAACCCAAATATTAGCGTTCCAACTAACAATCCCAACGTTTCAGCTCAAACAGCTGTAGACGCTGGAGCAAGTCAGGTTGGAACCACTTCTCAAGTAACTGGTCAGGTTGTGGCGAATGTCAATTCTGCATCACCAATCCAAACCAACACGGGCTATCAGGTAATCTCTACAAAGGATAGTCAAGTTGTGGTTGCTTATGCAGACGGAACAACTGATACAGTATCAGCTGAAGTCGTTGGGGCTACAGTCAATGCGGATAAGACAATCAGTCTTACTAATCAATCAGGAGAAAAAGCAACTTTACCAAGTACCTCTCTGCAGCTACCACACACTGGCGAAAAAGAAGAAGCGATGATGTCCTGGGCTGGAGCTGGTTTGCTAGCTGTAGTTGGTGCTTATTTTCTCAAGAAGAAATCTGCTGAAATCAAATAA
- a CDS encoding DUF3801 domain-containing protein yields MDQERVATKVVDVYKLTGELFLKTMYQMLEGSYQKVKERAESKVFTDKANWNKFMATNETKHFQTFMVSEVNSDRLEEYLKGYEVGFAVKDNKDGTCTIAIDAKNVKALEASFKGVINDLTDPGKAEKVTNNLVKNSKNMNLQEKLAYHKQQVKVEIQAKSVEKAVIPKKTLAKDDRGL; encoded by the coding sequence ATGGATCAGGAAAGAGTTGCAACAAAGGTAGTAGATGTTTATAAACTGACTGGTGAGTTGTTTTTAAAGACTATGTACCAAATGCTTGAGGGAAGCTACCAAAAAGTAAAAGAGCGAGCTGAGAGCAAGGTATTTACTGATAAGGCTAACTGGAATAAATTCATGGCTACCAATGAGACAAAGCACTTTCAAACATTCATGGTTAGTGAGGTTAATTCTGATCGGCTAGAGGAGTATTTGAAAGGCTATGAGGTTGGTTTTGCTGTCAAGGACAACAAAGACGGCACCTGTACCATTGCTATCGATGCAAAAAATGTGAAAGCTCTGGAGGCTAGTTTCAAAGGGGTTATAAATGACTTAACCGATCCTGGAAAAGCTGAAAAGGTCACAAATAACCTGGTTAAGAACTCAAAAAATATGAACCTTCAGGAAAAATTGGCTTACCATAAGCAGCAAGTAAAAGTTGAAATTCAAGCTAAGTCTGTTGAAAAAGCAGTTATACCTAAGAAGACTCTAGCTAAAGATGATAGGGGGTTATAA
- a CDS encoding VirD4-like conjugal transfer protein, CD1115 family, with amino-acid sequence MITEQKKRKFLPYLIAGLIFSYLAHWLVKLYDLAPATEGAIIFDNARLDWMMENWSSKSLIDFSFTAVSLYGAGIALFIVLMFYLRIGDRGRYRYGEEYGSARYATVKELASFRDKEPENDMIFTQNARMGLFNKRLPFNRQLNKNTLTVGLPGDGKTYTFVKPNLMQMNSSFVVTDPKGLLVRECGKMLEENGYTIKIFDLVNFTNSNQFNVFHYMHDEMDIDRVATALKEGTKVSNNLGEDFWNKAEMLLTRALIGYLYFDGKVLGKYEPNIAQMTDLLRNIQREHEDVPSPVERMFEELEEEQPGNYACRQWQLFIDNAKGRTATSVRIMATTVFAAFDHDVVRNLISRDSMEMEKWQTEKTAVFIAIPETDKSFNFIATVMFTMMFRELPKTADKILQGLHPTCQPEDLLHIRLILDEFVNFGRFPFFTEVQSSVRSREISIDIIIQAISQLKTVYKDQWETIFNNSATLLYLGTNDEFTMKYFSMRSGKQTINVKSQSITRGAQGSSSQSIQTIQRDLLTPDEVARIGVDEALVFISKQHVFKDKKTNMQQHPRAKELANSPSDKNWYRYIRSMSDMDDWDANVNHDRVIETTGAKVLEVKLPFEEVA; translated from the coding sequence ATGATTACAGAGCAAAAGAAGCGGAAATTTTTACCTTATCTGATAGCTGGACTAATCTTTTCTTATTTGGCTCATTGGCTGGTCAAGCTATATGATCTTGCACCAGCAACAGAAGGAGCTATTATCTTTGATAATGCTCGCTTAGACTGGATGATGGAAAACTGGAGTAGTAAATCTTTAATCGATTTTAGCTTCACTGCCGTTAGTTTGTACGGAGCAGGAATTGCTTTATTTATCGTTCTAATGTTCTATCTACGGATAGGAGATAGAGGACGCTATCGATACGGTGAAGAATATGGTTCAGCTCGTTATGCAACGGTCAAGGAGCTGGCCAGCTTTCGGGATAAAGAACCGGAAAATGATATGATTTTCACTCAAAATGCCAGAATGGGGCTATTTAACAAACGGCTGCCTTTCAATCGTCAGCTTAACAAGAATACACTGACCGTCGGCTTGCCTGGGGATGGTAAGACCTATACTTTTGTAAAACCTAATTTGATGCAGATGAACAGCTCTTTTGTGGTTACTGATCCCAAAGGGCTTTTAGTTCGAGAGTGCGGAAAAATGCTCGAAGAAAACGGCTATACAATCAAAATTTTTGATCTGGTAAACTTTACTAATTCCAATCAATTTAACGTGTTCCACTATATGCACGATGAAATGGATATTGACCGAGTTGCAACGGCTCTAAAAGAAGGTACAAAGGTTTCAAACAACCTGGGAGAAGATTTTTGGAATAAAGCAGAAATGCTCCTTACCAGGGCACTGATTGGCTATCTCTATTTTGACGGCAAGGTGCTTGGGAAATACGAACCAAATATCGCCCAGATGACGGATCTTCTGAGAAATATCCAACGAGAGCATGAGGACGTTCCTAGTCCGGTTGAGCGGATGTTTGAAGAGCTAGAAGAAGAACAACCTGGAAACTATGCTTGTAGACAATGGCAGCTTTTTATAGACAATGCAAAAGGACGAACAGCTACATCTGTTCGTATCATGGCGACTACTGTTTTTGCAGCCTTTGACCATGATGTCGTTAGAAATTTGATCTCTCGTGATTCAATGGAAATGGAAAAATGGCAAACAGAAAAAACAGCAGTCTTTATCGCCATTCCTGAAACAGATAAGTCTTTCAACTTCATTGCAACGGTCATGTTTACCATGATGTTTAGAGAGTTGCCGAAAACGGCAGACAAAATTCTCCAGGGGCTACATCCGACTTGCCAGCCAGAGGACTTGCTTCATATTCGCTTAATTTTAGATGAATTTGTCAATTTTGGTCGCTTTCCATTTTTTACGGAAGTTCAGTCTTCTGTACGTTCTCGTGAAATATCGATAGATATTATTATTCAAGCGATTAGCCAGCTAAAAACGGTGTATAAAGACCAGTGGGAAACAATTTTCAATAATTCTGCTACACTGCTTTATCTGGGAACGAATGACGAGTTTACGATGAAATACTTCTCAATGAGGAGTGGGAAACAAACAATCAATGTAAAAAGTCAGTCGATCACTCGAGGGGCGCAAGGCTCCAGCAGTCAATCCATTCAAACCATCCAACGGGATTTATTAACTCCAGACGAGGTGGCCAGAATAGGAGTAGACGAAGCTTTAGTCTTTATCTCTAAGCAGCATGTATTCAAGGATAAAAAGACCAACATGCAGCAGCATCCACGGGCTAAAGAACTAGCTAATAGCCCTAGTGATAAAAATTGGTATCGCTATATCCGTTCCATGTCTGATATGGATGATTGGGATGCCAATGTCAACCACGATAGGGTGATAGAAACAACTGGCGCAAAGGTGCTAGAAGTAAAATTGCCATTTGAGGAAGTGGCTTAA
- a CDS encoding toprim domain-containing protein, which translates to MKYLVLAEKPDQAKKYAQALGQAKNEKGAWKVKTDLLDGQVTIVSAVGHLVEIKNPYQNYENWDLANLSAFPEAFEYEVKADKKKQFNLIKREVNQADCIIIGTDADREGESIAYLILRLIPNALKKAKYRLWVNSLTDAGIVKAFKSLRPAEETRQYAEEAEARAKSDWLVGFNFSPWTSLKLQEMGYLSEKDKKFSVHRADQKSHNGTIRERSRIDGEY; encoded by the coding sequence ATGAAATATCTGGTATTGGCAGAAAAGCCTGACCAAGCCAAGAAGTACGCTCAAGCCCTGGGGCAAGCAAAGAATGAAAAAGGGGCTTGGAAAGTCAAGACAGACCTGCTAGATGGTCAAGTGACAATTGTTTCTGCGGTTGGTCACCTGGTAGAGATTAAAAATCCATATCAGAACTATGAAAATTGGGACTTAGCCAATCTTTCTGCCTTTCCTGAAGCCTTCGAGTATGAAGTCAAAGCTGATAAGAAAAAGCAGTTTAATTTGATTAAGCGAGAAGTCAATCAAGCAGACTGTATCATCATTGGGACGGATGCTGACCGTGAAGGTGAGTCAATCGCCTATCTTATTTTAAGGTTGATACCAAATGCGCTTAAAAAGGCCAAGTATCGTCTTTGGGTCAATTCATTGACCGACGCAGGTATCGTCAAAGCGTTCAAAAGTCTAAGACCTGCGGAGGAAACCCGTCAATATGCGGAAGAAGCAGAAGCACGTGCAAAGTCAGATTGGTTGGTAGGCTTTAACTTTAGCCCCTGGACTTCCTTGAAACTTCAGGAAATGGGCTACCTTAGCGAGAAGGACAAGAAATTTTCGGTTCATCGAGCAGACCAAAAAAGCCATAACGGCACAATTAGAGAAAGGAGCAGGATAGATGGCGAGTATTGA